From one Bacteroidota bacterium genomic stretch:
- a CDS encoding glycosyltransferase family 2 protein gives MTFPEILFWLFLTVIFYAYFGYGIVLFGLVKIREMFRKDREIINPHFEPTVSFIVPCFNEMDILRDKVTNCLNLDYPRSKIQLIFITDGSSDGSEILLEEYPEIEVLHSPVRKGKSAAENRSVSHANGEIVIFSDANTLLPVHAVRSLVKHYINPVVGGVSGEKRIMQTGKENAAGAGEGFYWKYESMLKRFDARLLTIVGAAGELFSFRRHLYKPLEEDTILDDFVLSLRITQAGYRVLYDPTATATETASANSHEELKRKIRICAGGWQAMSRLKSLFNFFSHPVLTFQYISHRVLRWTLAPLFLLLAIPLNIFLAINDTFYASVLFLHVSFYLLAAFGRHFEMRELRFKVFFIPYYFLLMNYAAIAGFLRFMKGSQSAVWERSERKIMINEEVM, from the coding sequence ATGACCTTCCCCGAAATTTTATTCTGGCTCTTTCTTACTGTAATTTTCTACGCCTATTTCGGCTATGGAATTGTGCTGTTCGGCCTGGTGAAAATAAGAGAAATGTTCAGAAAGGACAGAGAAATCATCAATCCGCATTTTGAACCGACGGTAAGCTTTATCGTACCCTGCTTTAATGAAATGGATATTTTAAGGGATAAAGTGACCAATTGTCTGAATTTAGATTACCCAAGAAGCAAAATTCAACTTATATTTATAACGGATGGCTCTTCCGATGGCTCGGAAATATTATTGGAAGAATATCCTGAAATAGAAGTGTTGCATAGTCCTGTCAGAAAGGGCAAATCAGCCGCTGAGAACAGATCCGTGTCTCATGCTAATGGAGAGATAGTAATATTTTCGGATGCCAATACTTTACTTCCCGTCCATGCGGTAAGGTCACTGGTTAAGCATTATATTAATCCTGTTGTGGGCGGAGTCAGTGGCGAAAAAAGAATTATGCAAACCGGGAAAGAAAATGCTGCCGGGGCCGGAGAGGGATTTTACTGGAAGTATGAGTCCATGTTAAAGCGGTTTGATGCAAGACTACTCACTATTGTTGGAGCTGCCGGAGAATTGTTTTCCTTTCGTCGACATCTCTACAAACCTCTTGAGGAAGATACCATCCTCGACGATTTTGTACTATCACTCCGCATTACTCAAGCCGGATATAGAGTTTTGTATGATCCTACAGCAACAGCTACAGAAACGGCATCGGCTAATAGTCATGAAGAACTTAAAAGAAAGATTAGAATTTGCGCCGGTGGATGGCAGGCAATGAGCCGCTTAAAAAGTTTGTTTAATTTCTTCAGTCACCCTGTTCTTACTTTTCAATATATATCCCATAGGGTACTCCGATGGACTTTGGCTCCTCTTTTTTTATTGCTGGCCATCCCTCTGAATATTTTTCTTGCTATCAATGATACATTTTATGCTTCCGTACTCTTTCTTCACGTATCATTCTATCTTCTGGCTGCATTTGGAAGGCACTTTGAAATGAGAGAACTCCGGTTTAAAGTATTTTTCATCCCTTACTATTTTCTGCTTATGAATTATGCTGCAATTGCCGGATTTTTACGGTTCATGAAAGGAAGTCAATCAGCAGTCTGGGAGCGTTCAGAGCGGAAAATTATGATAAACGAAGAGGTGATGTGA
- a CDS encoding LruC domain-containing protein — MTGLLILSFTSCVKEIDKYQAPDVSATQVTDMNELLVPSGFNFNLDREVTFEIRLKNNTDGPLSKVVVDIMTDLPENNGKVLYRGATNSAGIISGKFKALKTLNQFIINTDYIGITNNAVVTVNNNHIQLTLGGSNPQKVLFKDITTIGNGYSTSANRTSSIPNKMYLGTWNNQGVPNYMEPVRDIVSSALLSRINYSLPERQPVPISHPEYIAINTASNLEITQTADVWMTFVHEGAGYRNTIGYYKYHKNNPPASTSDITNIHIVFPNLSYQNSGGGLVSGDKVHLGTCGPDSMIGFVLLADAFSINSAQVGNGNGQYYSNDDLNPEASATLRSHNVLLWDAVEEKMIIAFEDLHRGAGSDDDFNDALFYVTTNPSAAISTNRVNPTSNPNDTDGDGVDDLYDEYPFDIDLAYNDYYPSANTFGYLAFEDLWPFRGDYDMNDLLIGYRMNSIRNANNEVIQIQSKIFVKAAGGSFQHGFGIELPIPPSFIESVNGPILTENIINVNGNGTEAGQTNAVVVVFDNSTALALRPAGYYINTEPGSPVVASDTIRLAIRFISGISPATLGTAPYNPFLISNKRRGYEIHMANYEPTDLADPALFNTGQDRTNQAMGRYYKSDRNLPWCINIPGEYGIVIEKAQIMDAYLKFADWSQSGGTLYNNWYSNEPGFRDPTKILIR, encoded by the coding sequence GTGACAGGCCTTCTTATCTTAAGTTTTACCTCTTGTGTTAAAGAAATTGATAAGTATCAGGCACCCGATGTTTCAGCTACACAGGTAACTGATATGAATGAGCTATTGGTGCCTTCCGGATTTAATTTTAACCTTGACAGGGAAGTGACCTTTGAAATCCGGTTGAAAAACAACACTGATGGTCCACTTTCAAAAGTGGTGGTGGACATTATGACTGATCTACCTGAAAATAATGGCAAAGTGCTTTACAGAGGTGCTACAAATTCCGCCGGAATTATTTCCGGAAAGTTCAAGGCCCTTAAAACATTAAATCAGTTTATCATTAATACCGATTATATAGGTATTACCAATAATGCTGTTGTTACCGTAAACAATAACCATATCCAACTGACACTGGGAGGAAGTAATCCACAAAAAGTACTATTTAAGGATATCACTACTATCGGTAATGGATATTCTACTTCTGCGAACAGGACTTCATCCATTCCTAATAAAATGTATTTAGGTACCTGGAATAATCAAGGTGTACCAAATTATATGGAACCTGTTCGGGATATCGTAAGTTCAGCGTTGCTTTCACGCATCAATTATTCATTACCTGAAAGACAGCCTGTACCCATATCACATCCGGAATATATTGCTATAAATACAGCAAGCAATCTTGAAATTACTCAAACAGCAGATGTCTGGATGACATTTGTACATGAAGGTGCGGGTTACAGGAACACCATTGGCTATTATAAATACCATAAAAACAATCCACCCGCTTCAACCAGCGACATCACGAACATTCATATTGTATTCCCTAATCTATCTTACCAAAACTCCGGTGGTGGCCTGGTGAGTGGAGATAAAGTTCATTTAGGAACATGCGGCCCTGATAGTATGATTGGCTTTGTTCTTCTGGCCGATGCCTTCTCCATCAACTCTGCACAAGTAGGAAATGGAAATGGACAATACTATTCCAATGATGATTTAAATCCGGAAGCTTCAGCGACCTTACGCAGTCATAATGTATTACTATGGGATGCTGTTGAAGAAAAAATGATAATAGCCTTTGAAGATCTCCATCGTGGTGCAGGAAGTGATGATGATTTTAATGATGCATTGTTCTATGTCACCACCAATCCATCTGCCGCTATTTCCACTAACCGCGTTAATCCGACGTCCAACCCGAACGATACGGATGGCGACGGAGTAGATGACCTGTACGATGAATATCCCTTTGATATTGATCTCGCTTATAATGATTATTATCCAAGTGCAAACACATTTGGATATCTCGCCTTCGAAGATTTATGGCCTTTCAGAGGAGATTATGATATGAATGATTTACTCATTGGCTACCGGATGAATTCGATCCGAAATGCAAACAATGAAGTCATACAAATTCAATCCAAAATATTTGTAAAAGCAGCCGGAGGTTCATTTCAACATGGGTTTGGAATTGAACTTCCGATACCACCTTCATTTATTGAAAGTGTCAATGGACCTATACTTACTGAAAATATCATCAATGTAAATGGAAATGGTACCGAAGCCGGACAAACAAATGCCGTAGTGGTGGTATTCGATAATTCTACAGCACTTGCACTACGTCCTGCAGGATATTATATCAATACTGAACCGGGATCGCCGGTTGTTGCCAGTGATACCATTCGTTTAGCCATTCGATTTATATCAGGTATTTCGCCTGCCACATTGGGCACGGCTCCTTACAATCCCTTTCTCATCTCCAATAAAAGAAGAGGTTATGAAATTCACATGGCCAATTATGAACCCACTGATTTAGCTGATCCTGCTTTGTTCAATACCGGCCAGGACCGAACGAACCAAGCCATGGGACGCTATTATAAATCAGACAGGAACTTGCCCTGGTGCATAAATATCCCTGGAGAATATGGAATTGTGATTGAAAAGGCCCAGATCATGGATGCCTATTTGAAATTCGCAGATTGGTCTCAATCCGGAGGAACATTATACAATAACTGGTATAGCAATGAGCCCGGTTTCAGGGACCCCACGAAAATTTTAATCAGGTAA
- a CDS encoding acyltransferase, producing MSVVDNIKRNPSLKKLGLRLLMPKNQARPRWWVQWLINPFVHNKGKGSRICQRTRMDVLPFNKFSLGNNSTIEDFAVVNNGMGAVHIGSGSRIGISNVLIGPLRIGDNVIIAQNVVISALNHGYEDIRTPIRLQPCTTAEVTIGNDSWIGANAVITAGVKIGKHVVVAAGSIVTKSVPDFTIVAGNPAKILKQYNPITSKWEKFENPVSPLKIAI from the coding sequence ATGTCAGTGGTTGATAACATAAAACGAAATCCGTCCTTAAAAAAACTGGGTCTTCGTCTGCTCATGCCTAAAAATCAGGCAAGACCGAGATGGTGGGTGCAGTGGCTGATCAACCCCTTCGTCCATAATAAGGGAAAAGGGTCAAGGATATGCCAGCGTACACGAATGGATGTGCTTCCCTTCAATAAATTTTCATTGGGAAATAATTCCACTATCGAAGATTTCGCTGTTGTGAATAATGGAATGGGTGCTGTGCATATTGGATCAGGTAGCAGAATTGGAATAAGCAATGTATTAATTGGTCCACTTCGAATAGGCGATAATGTTATCATCGCTCAAAATGTAGTGATCTCTGCATTGAATCATGGTTATGAAGATATTCGTACTCCAATTCGTTTACAGCCGTGTACAACAGCAGAAGTTACAATCGGAAATGATAGTTGGATCGGAGCAAACGCTGTCATAACAGCGGGAGTAAAAATCGGTAAACATGTTGTTGTTGCAGCCGGAAGCATCGTTACTAAAAGCGTACCCGATTTCACTATAGTTGCAGGAAACCCCGCTAAAATACTTAAGCAGTACAATCCAATAACCTCAAAATGGGAAAAATTTGAAAATCCCGTATCACCATTAAAAATTGCTATATGA
- a CDS encoding methyltransferase domain-containing protein: MSNKKINVGQFTEFTEIVDIKRLNFIAEIIQTYCHSGAKILDIGCGNGNIARGIGSLGYQVTGIDFSANAINYAKSKNTLPNVNFKVCSAEEVTDGDQFDAIICSEVLEHLHHPEGLMNTISEILRPGAIFIASVPNGVGPRNCLSPVRCNGCQKGGWEI; the protein is encoded by the coding sequence ATGTCTAATAAAAAAATTAATGTCGGTCAATTCACCGAATTTACGGAGATTGTTGATATAAAACGATTGAATTTTATTGCTGAAATTATCCAAACATATTGTCATTCCGGTGCAAAGATTCTGGATATTGGATGCGGTAATGGAAATATTGCAAGGGGAATTGGAAGTTTGGGTTATCAGGTTACGGGCATCGACTTTAGTGCGAATGCTATAAATTATGCCAAATCAAAGAATACACTTCCTAATGTGAATTTTAAGGTTTGTAGCGCTGAAGAAGTGACCGATGGTGATCAGTTTGATGCTATTATATGTAGCGAAGTACTGGAACATTTACATCATCCGGAGGGATTAATGAATACTATATCAGAAATCCTTCGTCCGGGGGCTATTTTTATTGCTAGTGTACCGAACGGAGTAGGACCAAGGAATTGCTTATCACCCGTCCGGTGCAACGGTTGTCAAAAGGGTGGATGGGAAATATGA
- a CDS encoding right-handed parallel beta-helix repeat-containing protein, whose product MLLTEIYIHFQHFIGDTILLLPGIRPFIILKNINGSPEKPIIICNSQGEVEINSDHYFGISIRRSSHLKLSGKGSAPVKYGIRIFNKVGSGLSIGDYTSFVEVEGVEVGYSQYSGIVAKTEPFCGFLRSSFIQENTSIHDCYVHHTGTEGMYIGSSFYNGQVIQCNNTAVTILPPLLRNVEVYNNIVEYTGWDGIQVSSAINTRIHHNLIRYDSQSKTDWQMTGIILGEGSTGEIYNNEIKDGEGSGIFTNGLGDIYIYNNKILRPGKNNNLSSGKYGMYIDEKSAISGMYFYIFNNLILNARTEGIRFLSHKGKKKNFIVNNVILKSDLSAGNLEEGYINIVGEKITLGSNFTTTDLSLLRFHDFDKDDYRIEAGSLLIDAGQLLPFKNLLNDFEDHTRLQGTAIDIGPHESSFEREIYSNSTTQDVAYPNPVSGADKTTISFQNPVEGWIEFILVDHTGKKIKQLDRNYFTVGTQYKIIQVSELKSGLNFIQIKKRMDNSIVRISVSER is encoded by the coding sequence ATGTTATTGACGGAAATCTATATCCATTTTCAACACTTCATCGGAGATACCATATTACTTTTACCCGGTATCAGACCATTTATCATCTTAAAAAACATCAATGGTTCTCCGGAAAAACCTATAATCATTTGTAACAGTCAGGGAGAAGTGGAAATCAACAGCGATCATTATTTTGGAATTTCTATACGGCGATCCTCCCATTTAAAACTTAGTGGAAAAGGAAGTGCACCTGTCAAATACGGAATTCGTATCTTCAATAAAGTCGGGAGCGGATTGAGTATTGGTGATTATACCTCCTTTGTAGAAGTAGAAGGTGTTGAAGTCGGTTACTCGCAATATTCAGGAATTGTAGCAAAGACAGAACCTTTCTGTGGATTTCTCCGAAGCAGTTTCATTCAGGAAAACACCTCCATTCATGACTGTTACGTCCATCATACCGGCACGGAAGGAATGTATATAGGAAGTTCGTTTTATAACGGGCAGGTCATTCAATGTAACAACACCGCCGTAACCATCTTACCGCCCTTACTCAGGAACGTTGAAGTCTATAATAACATTGTTGAATATACAGGATGGGATGGTATTCAGGTTAGCTCTGCCATCAACACAAGGATTCACCATAATTTGATCCGTTATGATAGTCAGTCAAAAACAGATTGGCAAATGACCGGCATCATCCTCGGAGAAGGGTCGACCGGTGAAATTTATAACAATGAAATAAAGGATGGTGAAGGTTCAGGAATATTTACGAATGGATTGGGCGACATTTACATCTATAATAATAAAATTCTCCGACCCGGAAAAAATAATAACTTATCCAGCGGAAAATACGGAATGTATATCGATGAAAAATCAGCCATATCCGGTATGTACTTTTACATCTTTAACAACCTCATCTTAAATGCGCGAACAGAAGGAATACGGTTTCTAAGTCATAAGGGTAAGAAAAAGAATTTTATAGTAAACAATGTCATTTTAAAATCAGATCTATCTGCCGGTAATTTAGAAGAAGGGTATATAAATATTGTTGGAGAAAAAATAACCTTAGGATCTAATTTCACCACAACGGACCTGAGTCTATTACGATTTCATGATTTTGACAAGGACGATTACCGGATCGAGGCCGGATCGTTATTAATTGATGCAGGACAACTTTTACCATTTAAAAATTTGCTAAACGACTTTGAAGATCACACAAGACTACAAGGGACCGCAATAGACATCGGACCACATGAGTCTTCATTTGAACGCGAAATTTATTCGAACTCTACTACTCAGGATGTGGCCTACCCTAATCCGGTGTCCGGCGCAGACAAAACGACCATAAGTTTTCAAAATCCGGTGGAAGGATGGATTGAATTTATTCTGGTGGATCATACCGGTAAAAAAATAAAGCAGTTGGATCGCAATTACTTTACGGTAGGGACACAATACAAAATCATACAGGTTTCAGAATTAAAAAGTGGTTTGAACTTCATTCAAATCAAGAAACGTATGGACAATTCGATCGTCAGAATTTCAGTCAGCGAACGATAG